The sequence below is a genomic window from Armatimonadota bacterium.
TTTGTTCGGCCCGAGATCGTCATGCCCGTCATGGCCGGTGTCCTCGCGGGCTCGACTGTGGGCGCGAAGATTCTCCCCCACGCGCCGGTCAAGACCCTACGCACCGTCTTTTCGGTGGTGGTCGTCATCATCGCTATTCAAATGATCATCAAGGGATCGGGAGGGGGCATCTAGTGCCGCGCGATACCGAAGGTTCGATGCAGAACGTCGTGAGTGTCGTCCTACGCGGGGGCGTCGCCGCCGCCGCCCTGGTGGGTGGAATCGGCTGGATCGGTTTCCTAGCCGCCCATGGCCACGACCCCGAATCCTTTTCGAAATTCAGCCCTTCGCCCGAGCGTTACCGCGCTGTCGGCGAAATCCTCGGCGGAGCCTCGCACTTCGATTTCTTGTCGATCATGCTCGTCGGCGTTCTGCTCCTCGTCCTCACCCCCGTCCTGCGCGTCGCCGTTTCCCTGATCGGCTTCGTCAAGGAAAAGGACCGCCTTTACGTCCTCATCACGTCGATCGTGCTCACGACCCTGCTCGCCAGCCTTATCGGCGGCATGCTCCGCTACCAGTAAGGCAGTTCGCGACAGTACTTCAAGATGTCCTCTGCCACGCTGGGTGGTGGCGTCGAACTCTCGTCCACCCCGTAGCGCAGAACCGCGATTTGCCCTGCATGGTATGAGTCGTGTTGAGTGCAGATGCGCAGGATTTCGAGGGCCGATCGATCCTGTTTCCAATTCGTTGGACGGATTTCGTCAAGCCGGTCGTCATCGAGATCGGCCCAACAATCCAGCCAGTACCGTTGCGCCTCCATCAAAAACTCCACCGCTGGCTCCCAGCTTGGCTCGATCTTGACCGTGTCCTCGTACAGATCGCGCCATCGGTACTCGGCGTTGCGGAAGCAGACGCTCCCGTGGACCTTTTTCATCCCGGCCAGATGGTGAACGATGGCGTGGATGGTGCCGTCGGTATGCAGATAGTCCGGGCCAACGTTGGGCAGAACCGCCCACGCCTGAGCCTCCGTCACACCCTCGATCGACTTCATGACTTCCGCAAACGCGTAGTCCGCATCCGCCCGCAAAACCTCGACGATTCTCATCGGATCACCGGCGGCTCGGTTAGGTGGCCGCCCAGCCAAGTCAGTTCCTGCGGAAAGATGCCTTGAGCTCCCAAAAGCTCGCTAAGTTGCCCGCCGTGGTGGATGTCGTGGGCCAGCATCCGAAAGATCACCCATTGCCGCGAGACCGCGTACACCTTGCCTTGGTAGGCCTGCTCGTAGGTTTCTGGTAAGTCCGCTACCGACCACTTGGTGAGCAGTCCATCCACAATCCGGTAGGTCTCGCCTAGCCAAGCCGCTAACTCCGGTCCGGTTGAAGGCTTGGCCGCTCGCGTGTCCATCTTCGCTCGCAGCTCTTCGGTTAAAGGAGCATGTAGCCGCTCGAACCAAACGATCCGCCCGTCGGCGATGTGCAGCGCCAACTCGCCCACCGGCTGGATCTCCGGGTGAAGCCGAAATGCCAACTGTTGTTCCGTGAGCGGTTCCACCGCGTTCATGAGGCTTCGATTGTAGCCTTCCCATCCGTCGTACACGGACGCCAGCGACTCTGCCATGCCCCGATTATGGGCGAAAGGAGCGCCGACGATGGCATTTTTGTCTCTGTGTCTGTAGAATAGCGACGATGAAGACATTGACAATGGCGATTGCCGTTCTTGGGGTTGTTTCGATGGCCTCTGCGGACTCGCTGAAGAACCAAATTGCCGAAATGAATAAGAAGGTCGGCAAGACGATCGTGAAACAGGACTACAAGGGTTTTGAGAAAATCGTCAAAGCCGGAGTGACCAAAGACTTCAAGTACATCGAAGGTGGCCAAACCATGAATCTCGACCAAATGCTGGCGATGGTGAAGCAAAGCTTTTCGCCGCAAATGAAGGTCTCCAAGGCCGATTCGAAGATCCTCAGCTTCTCTCAGAAAGCAAAGTCCGCCACCGCCACGGTTAAGCACACGATGGTCGGCAAAATGATGGGCCCGGATAAGAAGTGGCACTCAATGACCCAGGAAGGCACCAGCACGGACACCTACACGATGGTAGGCAAAGAATGGAAGATGTCCAGCATGTCGTGGGGCGAGATGAAAATGACAATGGACGGTAAGCCCTTCGACCCGTCCAAAGCTGGCGGCTAGAAAGATCCTGATAGGGATTAGGACAAGGTCCCTCTCCGACTTCTCGCGAAGCGAAAGTGGGGGAGGGTGTCTCCTGACTTGTGTCAGGAGACGGGAGGAGAAAATCCACTCTCAGCCCAGAGGGGCGGCATGTGTGCGAAATACTGATCTTGGGTGGCATGCTCAGCCGAGCTAGATGCCCTTGGGCGCTTTCAAATATGAGCCCCAAAGGGGGCGTCCTACTCTTTGCCTAATCCGAAGAGATGCGAGGCGGCTCGATGGGTTCGATAACGAACCGCACTCTCAAACGAGGGAATATCCTGCGACTCTCGAACCCTTTTAAACGTAGATACTCCTGCCGTAACCGGCAGGAGATTCAACAATGAAACGACACGCAACCGCCGTCTGGAACGGATCCGGAAAAGAAGGATCGGGCCACCTCACCACCCAAAGCACCACCCTCGATCAGACCCAATATTCGTTCAACTCGCGTTTTGCCGAAGGCGTTGGCACCAACCCCGAAGAACTGATCGCTGCCGCTCACGCCGGCTGTTTCACCATGAAGCTCAGTTTCGTGCTTGGTGAAGCTGGTTTCACCCCTGAATCTCTGGAAACCACGTCCTTCGTGACGTTTGAAAATGGCCAAATCACGGAGTCGCATTTGGTGCTGAAGGCCAAAGTCCCCGGCATTGGTCAAGATGTTTTCGATGCCTGCGTGAAGGACGCCGAGCTCAACTGTCCGGTCAGCCAGGTCCTCAAGGCTAAGATTTCCGTCGAAGCGACTCTCGAAGGGTAAAACCTACGATATGGCTTCGTCGCGGGTCGGGGGAGATGTCGACTACTCGGTTCATGGAATCGGCTACGCCGCCCAACGCCAACCCGATCCGCGAATCGCGGCCATGATCCACGAGGCACTCGGTCCGGCCCAAACCGTTCTCAACGTTGGGGCCGGAACCGGCTCATACGAGCCCGAGGACCGGGTCGTCATCGCCGTCGAGCCCTCCGCGACCATGCGAAGCCAGCGTCCGCTCCACCTCGCGCCCGCCATAGACGCCTATGCAGAGAGCCTTCCGCTCGACGACCAATCGGTCGATGCCACTATGGCGTCCGTCACAGTCCACCAGTGGTCCGATCTGGAAAAAGGAATCTCTGAACTGAAGCGCGTCACATGCGGGCCGATTGTAATTCTGACCTTCGACGGTGACCTCCTCGACCGATTTTGGCTGGCTCAGTACGTCCCCGAACTCATGGAAGCCGAGCGCAAGCGCTACCCAAAGATCGCCCACTTGTCTCAACTCCTTGGTGGCAAAGTCTCGGTCCGACCGGTTCCGATCCCCATCGACTGCACTGACGGCTTCACCGAAGCCTTCTACGCCCGCCCCGAGAAATTCCTCGACGAAAACGTCAGGCGTTCGCAGTCGGCTTGGACCTTCGTCGAACCAAAAGCCATCGATCGAGGACTCGCAAAGCTGGCCGATGATCTGCGCACAGGAAGGTGGTCCGAAGTTGTCGGCGAGCTATCCATCCAACCGACTTTCGAAGGATCATTGACGCTGGTCGTCAGCGATCACCGGTCAGGTTCATGAGTTTCGACGCAGTTCTAAAGCACTTACGGAAGGGCGACTTCTCGCTTCTCGATTCGGTCTTCGATGGACCTTCCATCATCGAGTGGCATAAACAAGGCCGTTTCGATGACCACCAAGCAGAGTTGAATGAGGCGCTTTCGTGTGCCTGCTTCAATGGTCGATGCCAAGTAGCGGAGTACCTGCTCCACCATGGCGTCCGACCCGAGGATGGAAACCTGACTGGGATGAACGCCATTCATTGGGCGGCAAATCGCGGGCAACTGGAAGCCGTTCGCCTCTTGATAAGCCGCCATGCCGACCTGGAATCAGTCAATACCTACCTTGGAACAGCATTGAGCTGCGCCGTCTGGTCAGCCATGAACGAGCCAAAACCTAACCATTTAGAGATCGTTCGAACCCTGATCGAGGCAGGTGCGGACCGGTCGACGGTCGAAGTTCCGACTGGTAACCCAGACATTGACAGGTTACTGAGCCCTCACAATAGACCCTAGGTTCGGCTGACCCTTTTAGGCGGTCCTGTTGCTCCAAGGTCGGACCCCGGAGGTGTCCCAGACCTTAGCCTGGAGTGCTTGCACCCCAGGAAAGTCCCGGCACGAGAAAAAGTCCGAGGAGCGGCTTGTCCGCCGAAGCTTTAGCGAAGGTGGAAGCGACCCCTCCGAGCAGAGCGAGGGTGAGTAACGACTGCCGAAAGTGGCTCGAAACAGTTCTCCTTTCAGCTGGAAAACAGAAACGAATGGTCCCCCCTCATCGCAAAACGATCTCGCAATAATCCGTCGGATACATCATCCCTCCGATGGGGTACCCATGGTTCGCCACAAACACCGCACCCTGACGACGGTAAAACTCCTTCGACGGCTCATTCGCCGACAAGACTCCCAACACCAGGCGAGCGGCCCCCGCTTCCCGACCGAAAGCTTTCACTCGATCCAGCAAACCCCGCCCAATCCCGACACCCTGGTACTCGGGCAAAACATACAGCGCAAACAAAAACCACTCGCACTCAAACGGCTTTTCCGGCTTCCAACCATAAACCGCAAAGCCAACGATCGTATCCCCAACCGTGGCGACCAACCGAAAAAACGACGACACGGCGATCCGCTCTTCGGTCCGAATGCCTGCCTCCTCGATGGAAAGCGAGTCCAAAACCGTCTGGTCCACGATCCCAGCATAGGCGTCACGCCAAGTT
It includes:
- a CDS encoding DUF1634 domain-containing protein, encoding MPRDTEGSMQNVVSVVLRGGVAAAALVGGIGWIGFLAAHGHDPESFSKFSPSPERYRAVGEILGGASHFDFLSIMLVGVLLLVLTPVLRVAVSLIGFVKEKDRLYVLITSIVLTTLLASLIGGMLRYQ
- a CDS encoding DUF664 domain-containing protein, whose translation is MSSSSLFYRHRDKNAIVGAPFAHNRGMAESLASVYDGWEGYNRSLMNAVEPLTEQQLAFRLHPEIQPVGELALHIADGRIVWFERLHAPLTEELRAKMDTRAAKPSTGPELAAWLGETYRIVDGLLTKWSVADLPETYEQAYQGKVYAVSRQWVIFRMLAHDIHHGGQLSELLGAQGIFPQELTWLGGHLTEPPVIR
- a CDS encoding OsmC family peroxiredoxin; translated protein: MKRHATAVWNGSGKEGSGHLTTQSTTLDQTQYSFNSRFAEGVGTNPEELIAAAHAGCFTMKLSFVLGEAGFTPESLETTSFVTFENGQITESHLVLKAKVPGIGQDVFDACVKDAELNCPVSQVLKAKISVEATLEG
- a CDS encoding methyltransferase domain-containing protein; translation: MASSRVGGDVDYSVHGIGYAAQRQPDPRIAAMIHEALGPAQTVLNVGAGTGSYEPEDRVVIAVEPSATMRSQRPLHLAPAIDAYAESLPLDDQSVDATMASVTVHQWSDLEKGISELKRVTCGPIVILTFDGDLLDRFWLAQYVPELMEAERKRYPKIAHLSQLLGGKVSVRPVPIPIDCTDGFTEAFYARPEKFLDENVRRSQSAWTFVEPKAIDRGLAKLADDLRTGRWSEVVGELSIQPTFEGSLTLVVSDHRSGS
- a CDS encoding GNAT family N-acetyltransferase, with the protein product MDSFVIRDAKPGDGLGIATVQVQTWRDAYAGIVDQTVLDSLSIEEAGIRTEERIAVSSFFRLVATVGDTIVGFAVYGWKPEKPFECEWFLFALYVLPEYQGVGIGRGLLDRVKAFGREAGAARLVLGVLSANEPSKEFYRRQGAVFVANHGYPIGGMMYPTDYCEIVLR